GGATCGAGATGACGACCGCGCACGGCGATGCCACGACCAGCACGGTCATGGCGCGGTAGAACGCTACGTCGAACGAGTGGCCCATGAGGAACAAGGGGACCAGGAATGTCACCGCCGAGAGAGCGAGCACGCCCAGCGTGTACTTCTCACCGAACCATTCGGTCACGTGCTGCGCCTGGGCGCGCTCGCTCTGCGCCTCCTCCACCAGCTGCACGATGCGCGCCAGCGTCGTCTCGCCGGCCACGCGCGTCACGCGCACCTCGATCGCGCCCTGCTGATTGAGCGTGGCGGCGAACACGCCGTCGCCGATCGTCTTTTCGACCGGCAGCGACTCGCCGGTCATCGCCGACTGGTCGATGCTGGTGCGTCCCTCGGTGATGACGCCGTCCGAGGCGATGCGCTCGCCGGGCCGCACGACGATCGTGTCGCCGAAGCGCAGTTGCTCGACCGGCACTTTGGCCTCGATACCGTCGCGCTTGACGACCGCCTCCGATGGCGTCAGGTCCATCAGCGCCTCAATGGCGCGTCGCGTGTAGCCGAGCACGTACTTCTCGAGCGTGCCCGACAGCGAGAACAAGAAGAGCAGGATGGCGCCTTCCGGCCACGCGTTGACGGCCGCCGCGCCGAGCGCCGCCGCGATCATCAGCAGGTCGACGTTGACCGAGCCCCCGCGCAGTTCGCGCAGGGCGCCCGTGGTCGCGTAGATGCCGCCCGTCGCATAGGACACGACATACAGCGCGATGACCACGATCGGCGGCGCGTGCAGCAGCAGGTCCGCCGCCAGCCCGGACAGCAGGAAGGCGAGGCAGAGCCCGGTCAGGATCGCCATGCGCCGGCGCTCGCCCGCTTCCTCGGCATGCGACGCCGCGAGCTCCTCGCGCGTGCGCGGCCGCGTGCGCACTTCGTAGCCGGCCTTGGCAAACTGCTCCTCCAGTACTTGCACATTGGTCGACTGCGACTCATACTCGACGCCGATCGACTCGGCGGCCGGACTGACGACGATGCGGGTGACGCCAGGCGTTGTGCGCAACGCCTCGTCAATTTGCAGCGAGCAGTCGGCGCAGCGGATGCCCTTGAGCCGCCACAGGCAAGTTTCGTAGCGCTCGCCGAGTTCCACGCCGAGCGACTTCGCGATCTGCTGGATATGCGTCAGCGAGATGACCGTCGGGTCGAAGCGCAGCGTCAACTGGCCGGCCGGCATGTTGAGCGCCAGCGACTGGACGCCCGGCTGTCCGGTCAGGGCGCTGTGCAGCAGGTCCACGCAGCGTTTTTCTTCGAGATGGTTGGCTACCGAGTAGGGGAGATGGATTTCACTGGAGTTCATGCGGGTCAACTCGCGCCGAAAGATGCGCCGCGCACGCGCGACGACACAGCAAACATCTGGTGTATTTTAACGCCAAATGCCCGGGGCGGTGGAATCCAGTGTGCGTTGCAGGCCGTCGGTTGAGCCTGTCGAAGGCGGCGCTGACCCTTTGACAGGCTCAGGACCCGTGGCAGCGGCAGGGCGCGGCAATGCGCGTCACGCGGCGATGACGACGCGGTTGCGGCCGTGGCCTTTGGCGTCGTATAGCGCAGAGTCCGCGCGCGCCAGCATCGAATCGCCGCCACTGTCGTCCGCGGAGAGCACGGCGACGCCGATGCTGGCCGTG
This Chloroflexota bacterium DNA region includes the following protein-coding sequences:
- a CDS encoding cation-translocating P-type ATPase; protein product: MNSSEIHLPYSVANHLEEKRCVDLLHSALTGQPGVQSLALNMPAGQLTLRFDPTVISLTHIQQIAKSLGVELGERYETCLWRLKGIRCADCSLQIDEALRTTPGVTRIVVSPAAESIGVEYESQSTNVQVLEEQFAKAGYEVRTRPRTREELAASHAEEAGERRRMAILTGLCLAFLLSGLAADLLLHAPPIVVIALYVVSYATGGIYATTGALRELRGGSVNVDLLMIAAALGAAAVNAWPEGAILLFLFSLSGTLEKYVLGYTRRAIEALMDLTPSEAVVKRDGIEAKVPVEQLRFGDTIVVRPGERIASDGVITEGRTSIDQSAMTGESLPVEKTIGDGVFAATLNQQGAIEVRVTRVAGETTLARIVQLVEEAQSERAQAQHVTEWFGEKYTLGVLALSAVTFLVPLFLMGHSFDVAFYRAMTVLVVASPCAVVISIPAAILSAITSAARGGVLLKGGAHLETAARLRAIAFDKTGTLTIGRPTVTDVVSDDEHAMLKLAGSAESLSEHPIAKAITAKAKEHGIELWTARNLQALIGRGVRAEVDARTALLGKAELFAEVGVAVPEALKAKGAELQSHGKTVIFVGDTTQVLGLVAVADVLRPSAAEAMRELRAIGIEHTIMLTGDNQAVAAAIAGEIGMEYEAELMPEDKLNAVKRLREKYGTVAMVGDGINDAPSLAASSLGVSLGGSGTDVALETADMVLMGDDLRRLPYVVRLAREADNVIRQNLIFAFGMMLFLLATAYFGSLRLPIAVFGHEGSTVLVILNGIRLLAFPRERKR